The Cygnus atratus isolate AKBS03 ecotype Queensland, Australia chromosome 17, CAtr_DNAZoo_HiC_assembly, whole genome shotgun sequence sequence TCCCAGCTTGGGCAGAGTCCGGGCCATGCAGACAGCTCCATGCAGATCACAGCAGCACTCTGGCTCCTTTTGGCGACAGGGCTGTAGCATGGCCACCCTGGACCACAGCCGTCTGTGTCCCATCTGCATTGTTCTACAGCTCAGCAGTAGAGTAGAAGTGCAGAACAAGTCTAAAAGCTTGAGGTTTCCTCCTTGAACCCTGTATAGCTACTGATAAAGCCAGTTCCCACGGTTTTGGCTATGGGAGAAGGCAAATTCAGTCAGCCTTGAGATTTCTCCTTCCTGGCCTGCAAGAGGTTAGCCTGCTGTACCCGGGCCCAGGGTTTTTCCTGCCTCAGTCTGATGGAGGCGTCTGTTGCAGTTCCCATCTGTAGGTGCAGTCTAGAAATGGGGCTGTGTGCCTCAAAGGGGCAGACACACAGGCTCACCCTGATCCTCCTTGCCTGCTGTTTGGGTCTGGAGATCAGTGGTGACACCCCCAGCCTGGTCTCACCCCTCTTTGGCACCCAGCCCCACAGGATGCTTGACCCACAGTGCCCATGCAGACGGGTAGAAGAGTGGTCAGACAGTACGGACATCTAGGAACAGGATGCAACAAGAAGAGAGGACAGGCTGCATCCGGCAATCCTCTGCCATCAGCCAACACCAGGCTGGTGGCTCAGCCCCACCACAGAGACACAAGAAAAGACACTGCAGATATTTACCAGTGGCAGGATCAGGCTGGCTGAGTCCAAGGGTGTTAAAGGGTGTCAAAAGTAACATAAGGGCAGCAACACAGAGCAGTAAGTCTTGTAGTGAGCCCTGGGGTGAAGTGACTGTGTTGACACAAGGGATTGCATGAAGGGGATTGGGCTTGGGAGCTTCCTTGTCCCCATCGGAAGGCAGTGTTCCATGGCTGTGTCTTCATCAGGGTGGTGACTCTGCAGCAGCACTAAGGTGTCATGAGAGTGAACCTGGCCTAGGAAAGCACTGCATTAACTAGCAAATCCATCCGAACTGTTATTGAAGGAAGAAAGGATcctgaagaaagaataaatgctTGTCAGATGAtgatttgtttatatttcagaTAGTCACAGCACCTCCAAGAGCCTTTCCAAGCAAGCAGTGTTGTGTACAAGGTAGAAGCCCCCCAGATTACACAATAAATCAAAGTCCCTGAGTGTCTGCTGCAACATTGGCACAGGAAAGGGAGCCAGAGAGACCAGCTGGTGTCTTGgtcctgccacagcagcagaatGTAGGGCAGACGGGGCTCTCCTTCCACTGATATTGGTGGAAGAGATGAAGACTTGATGGCCttcagagaacaggaaaatcCATTCTCAGCATGGGAGACCACCTCAAATCTCCCTgtccagagccagcagctgtgtCCATAAGAAACAGGACGTGGGGTTGTTCAAGGAGGTAACGTTGTCATTGCCCTCTCCCAGTGCTTTGGAGCACACACTGGTCTCATGCACAGCCtgggaaggtttttttgtttgtttttgtttcgttttgtttttccccacatcTGTCAAGCCTGCTGTTTGTGCCATTCTCAGAAGGCCCTGAGATAGCTTCAGATCAAGGGAGGAAAGGGGTCTAGCAGTCCGGGTGTCCCTTGGTGGTGtcgcagccccctcccctggGGCCGGCAGATCTTGCTCACAAGCTCACAGTTTTTTCTCTGGGCCCCTTGCCAGGCTCCTCTGGGTCATTTTGGGTGAGCGACACCCTGCTGCTGTCGCAGGACCAAGACTCCAGCTGTGCCCCgatctctctgtctctcccaAAACTGCAAAACGGGCACCCGCGGGCCCGCTTCCAGCCCCTTCCTGACTGCACCTGACGCTCTCCTGCCGCCCTTTCACCAGCAGGAACCATCCTGCTGTGAGCAAGGGGGGAGCGACACCCGGTGCAGGGCGCAGGGGGGCCCTGCTGCCGAGCCCCCCGCGCAGACTTGTCCGGGCCCGCAGGGGTCGctgccgagccgtgccgagccgagccgagccgggccgtgCGGTGCTGAGCCGTGCGGTGCTGAGCCGAGCccagccgagccgagccgtgccgtgcgAGCCGTGCGGTGCTGAGCCGAGCCtagccgtgccgtgccgtgcggtgccgagccgagccgatCGCAGCGGCCATGGGCGTGCGGGGCTGCCTGCGGGCGGTGAGCAGCTACTCCAGCCcgcaggtggtggtggtgcgGAACGGGCACCTTGGCACCGCGTACCGGGCGCTGCAGCTCCTGGTCCTGCTCTACTTCACCGGGTGAGTgcgggccgggagcggggccgggacccTCTGCTTCCCGGTACCGACAGCGCTGATGCCCCTGCCCTTTCCCCTGCCCGCCCTTCCCTGCGCGCACATTCCagccccctctgccctgctcttgGGGCCAAGCTCCTGGCTGGGATCCCCCCATCCCCGGGTTGTCCAAGGGGCGGCACAGGCGGGGGGGCTGTGGGAGAGCGGCAGCCTGTGTGCAGGGCAGAGCACGGTGGgtgcaggcaggctgctgcaggctctgaaCCCCTcatgccctgtgctgcccagcaaGGTGTGTGGGTGCTGAGCAGACCCACTGCACACCTCAGGCCCACAGTTCTCAGCGTGCTCTCTGGGTCCTGGAGCCAAGGAGGAGGGCACCACCGGAAGCTCCTTTTcccatccttccttccctgcaggtATGTGTTCATCATTCAGAAGGGCTACCAGGAGAGGGAAATGGGCCCAGAGAGCTCCGTCATCACCAAGGTCAAGGGTGTGACACAGTCACCAAGCAAGGTCTGGGATGTTGGGGAGTATGTGGCCCCCCCTGAGGTGAGGCTCTGACCCCCCAGCAACATTCTGGCCCTCTTATCCCCATCCTGTTCCCTTTGTCGCTCTGGGGTGGCTGCAAGGAGCTGTGCCTGGGCAGCAGCCCCACCCCTCGGCGCAGGTGCTCCCCTGGATGGCGCTGCCCTGTGCAGAACTCCCTGTGGTGGGATGAACGCTGGCTGCACGGGCACTCCTCTGTGCCCTGCCACCAGTGCCTGGCCAGCCAAGCACAGCTGTTCCCAGGCCAGTGGGGACTCGCCGTGGGCATCAAGCCCTTTttggtgctgcagggcaggccCAGCCACGTCTGCAGGATTTGGGCAGCTTGCGTTTGGgagctcccccagctcccagagGTTCTCTGATGCCAGCCTACCTGCACAGGCTGCACCTCTGGGCCTTGGCCTCTGGGGTGGAAGCTGCCTCATGCCTCCCACCTTGCAGTGGGGAAGCATCTCGCTGTGGGGAaggctcttctcagtgtttTTGGTGAGTGCCATGAGCCGGGGAATGAGTGTTCAGTCATGCTGAAGGTGTTTTAGAAATTGCTTGGTTGAGCTGTGGAAGAGCCTGGTTTGGCATTGGGCACTGCTGGTCCAGACAACACTTGGGCCACTCACCCTGTGTCACCAGGCTGGGATGGAAGAGTTGTCCAATTGCCACTCTTTGGGGTCCTTTTGCGGGCACAGAAGGTCTGTCACAGAGATGAGTACACAGATCTGTACACGGGTGAGCACCCGCAGCATGGCAACAGTGAGACCACAAGCTAGCCCACTTTGTCCAGTGCAAGGACCGTGAGAGGTGTAAGTAAGCTCGAGTGaacctggcagagctggggggcagTCAGggagggctggtggcagggcctGATGCTGTGGTTgttgctgccccagctgcttttATCAGTGTTTTGCAGTTTCCAAGGGGTGAAGGGTGGCTCAAGCCCATCAGCTGCAGGTCCCAGCAGGACTCCCTGGCACAGCGCCCTGTTCGCACTGCTGGACAtgtgggctggggggaggcaTTCCCACACCAGTGCTGGGCCAGGGCTTGCGTGTCCCTGTGTGGATGCAGTGTGAGCCCATGTGCCCTTTCCAGCGTGTTCCCTGCATGCACACGtgtgactgtgtgtgtgtgagaccgtgtgtgtgtgtgctcccACCTGTGTGTAAATACACTTGTACCTCTCCATGTGTGTTCATGGCTGTGCTGTCCTGTGACCGGTATCCTTCCTTCTGGCTGCTTTGCAGGGCGGGAGCACCTTCAGCATCCTCACGCGGGTGGACGTCAGCCCTGCCCAGGCCATGGAGACCTGTCCCGAGGTGAGGACAGGGGCAGGGGACTGGGGAGTAGCAGTCACGGGGccaggggagagcagcaggagttGCCCATGGGGACTCCAGGACAGAGCTGGTCAGGACTTGCAGGTGGCTGCAGTGCTGATCCCCACGGCTCTCCTCTGCCACTGCCCTTCCCAGCAGGAATCCTGTGGCCTCCCCTGGCCTGGGGGCAGCACAGAGGCTGTGAGCCGGACACCACAGGGGAGGCGAAAAGGGACTGAGTAGCACTTGTCAAGGGAGGGGGAGCACCAGTGAGcgcagctgctccctgcaggaggAAGCTCCCAACCAACTCCCCGTCCTGCTGCAGGGGCGAGCGGTTGCCAATGCCATGTGCAGCTCTGACCAGGACTGCGTCCCCAGGGACACAGACACGTCTGGCCACGGTGAGTCATGAGGGATGTGTGGGCAGAGCGGCCTGCCCAGCCACCCTGCCGCAGGCAGGACCCTGCCTGCCGGGATGTGCAGCACCGGGCACCTGTCCCCACAGGGGAGAGGACGGGGCGCTGCGTGCCCCAGGCTGGTGGCACCGGGAAGAGCTGTGAGGTCCTGGCTTGGTGCCCAGTCGATGGAGGCAGCATCAGGTACTGGTGCCAGGGTTGGGCCCTGGTGGGGAATGACAGGCTCCCAGCAGGTCAGAGCAGGCTCTGGGGTCCTGGCATCTCCCAGGTCCTGCCGGATGCAAGGGGATGCTCTGGGTGTGGCCTCCTCGGTGCTGCTCGAGGGGGTTGGGGCAGGGTGaggatgccccatcccagggTGCCCAGCGTGGGCCTGCCCAAGGTCTGCACTGCTCTGTGGGCAGCCATGCTCACTCCTCTTCCTTGCAGTGAGTCCCTGGCAGAGATGGCATCACAATTCACCGTCCTCATCAAGAACAACATCCACTTCCCCCGCTTTGGCTTCTCCAAGTGAGTATCTGTGGGTACGGGGGAACGCAGCCTgggtgccctgctgctggcttcagCTGGCCCTGCTATGCCTGCATTGCTTGTAGCTGGGTGTGAAGTGTGATGGGGACAAGGTGGACACACTCACACCATACACATATGCACCATGGGGAGCACATGCAGCATGAGGCCAGCTCCCAtcactgctgccttcctgaAAAGGGCAGTGGTGGGCGATGGGAACACTTCCCCTGGGAATTGTgcagtggggagggggagatgcAATGCGAGGACTGCAGAAATGTGGGGTCAGCGCAGGGCAGGTCTAAGGGATGGAGATGCAGGCAGGTGGCCCTGGTGTCATTAGCTGGAGAGATGCTGCTTCTTCACAGGGGATTCCCGTTCCCAGCTTACTGGGTGACAGGGTCCTGTCCAGACCCAGCACGTGTCCCCTCTGACACACAGGTCTCTGGCTTGGTCTCCCTCAGGGGCAACATTCAGGCATCTGAGAGTGGCTACCTGAAGAGCTGCATGTTCAACACCACCTCTGCCCTTTACTGCCCCATCTTCAAGCTGGGCTTCCTTGTGGAGCAGGCGGGCGAGGACTTCGCAGAGCTGGCTGAGAAGGTGTTGTgtgctgggtggctgcagggctcaggGTCTCATGGGGTCTTGCCAGCAGGTCACAGGGCACTCATTTCCTGGGGACCTGCTCAGGCGCTCTGCGTGTCACCACTTGCTCCCTGATGCCGCAATGACATGGAGGTGGCTAGGACTATGTCCTTGGCCCCACTGCCCTGCCCAGACGCTGCTGCAGGTGCCGGCTGGAGCAGGCAAAGGACAGGGGCAGCTCATGCAGTCTCAGAGCCTCAGGGCTCAGCACTTTTGCACTGCCCCCACCTCTAGCCCTAGCCTAGGTTTTGTTCATCGTAGAACAGGGTGGCACTTGAAGGCTTTGGGCTACAACCCTGTTACCTCCTCTTCACTCATGGGAGCAGATAAATGTGACCCAGGGGAGGAACCTGGTGCTGCTCCATCTCCCTTCCAGGATCTGCAGCCCTCATccagccccagcatcccccAGTCCTGTGGGTTCTGCCACTCCAGCTCTAGAGTGGCTCCCCAGTGCCCAGCCCACGCAGTTGGGAAGCTCTCTGGGGATGCCATGCCCTGGAgaggctgtgcctgcagggaggcCATGCCCATGGCGTGCTGGCACTGTGCAAGGTCTGCTGGTCACTGCTGCAGGGTGGGGTGATCGGTGTGATCATCAGCTGGAACTGCAACTTGGACCTGCCCGACGCCGAGTGCAACCCCCACTACTCCTTCCGCCGCCTCGACCCCAAAGGGGCTTTGGCTTCCCAAGGCTACAACTACAGGTGATGGCCCTGTCCCCACACTGGCCCTGCATCCTCCTCTGGCCCTGCCTTGCCCTCACTGGCGTGTCCGTCATCTCCCAAGCAGGTTTGCCAAGTACTACAACTGGAATGGGACTTGCTCGCGAGTGTTGATCAAGGCCTATGGGATCCGTGTGGATGTGATTGTGCATGGCCAGGTGAGACAGTTCGGGGGTGTGTGATGCGTGTCTGTGTGTCTAGCTCTGGGAGTGGAGGCATGCATGTGCGTGACCTCCgctttgtgctgctgtggctgctctagcaaagcagctctgcctgctgctgccacagggcTCAGGCCAGCCAGCAGGAGGATGGGGATCCCGGTTGCCCCAAATGGAAGCCTTGGGCTCTGTCTTGGCTTGGTGGAAGGggcagctgcagtgcctgtgTGCATGCAGTGTCCGTCTGGAAGTGCAAGCCTGGTGGCACCACACAGGCATTAGGGCTGGGGTtgaaggggtggggagggtggAATCTGCTCAGCTCAGTCCTGCTATGGGGGCACTGGCAGGGACAGCTGACCCCATCCCTCTCTGTCAGGCAGGAAAGTTCAGCCTGATCCCCACCATCATCACCCTAGCCACAGCGCTCACCTCGGTGGGACTGGTGAGTATGGGTGCTGGGGGGTTCAGCCTAGCCACCTGTGCCGGCCCTGACCTCCCCACCTGCCTTGCAGGGCTCCTTTGTCTGTGACTGGatcctgctgtgctgcatggACAAGGAGCAGCGGTACAGCAGCAGGAAATTTGAGCAGGTATCACCTGGCTGCAGGTGCGGCTGAGGATTTTCCTCTGTAGGGGTCCCGTCCCTGGGGTACCCCCATCGGCGGAACAGCCCATCCTGCAGTCCCAACCACCTGCCCCTCCTCAGGTCCCACCGCAGGTAGGATAACTCGTGCTCAGCACAAGACCATCCAGCCCCCTTCAGCTCTGAGAGACCTGCTTGCCTGTGTGGAGCTGTGCCCATGGATGGGTGGGATGTGCCCTACAGCCACATGCCACCGCTGCCAGCCCCTGTGAGCCACGAGCCCACCCGCGTGTGACAGTTGTGACCACGAGCAGgacccagcagtgctgctgcagcttggaGTCACAGCCAGGCTGCTCACTGCAGGCAAATCCtggcatggggggggggggaggtgtcccagggctgggcacagctTAAGCTGGGGCAGCACCATGGTGCCCTGggggctccagctgctgcccttcccagcccctgcctgcaggcactCTCGGGCCCATCCTAGCCACCATCTTCCTCCTGGCAGGGCCTGCTTGTGCTCTGAGCCccacaaagctgctgctgctctgcctgcaccaCAGAGGGGGTGAGCCTTGCCCTGGGATAGCAGCCAGCGTCCAATAAAACACCGCTGCTCAGCATCTGTGCTTGGGGCTCCATGCTGCGGTGGGCCCTGGGGAGACGTCGGTGTCACAACTTGCGGGAAGAGGCAGACCTGTGCCTGTAGCCCCTGAGCACTGCAGTGCTGGCGGGGCATGGATGGGTACGTGCCCAGCTGTGGCAGGCAGTGTGGGGGGCTGctcgccctgctgccaccaAGGTGGGAGCAGGACAGGGTCCCCCCAGGCCCTGGAGCAGAAACCCCAAGTGCTGCTGGCCTGAGCCCAAAGACAATCTGCAGCAGGCGCTTGGCGGTAACCAGCTGGGGCATTTCTGAGCATaattctgatgtttttctgCTCTCATATTACAGCACATCCTCCCCTAGCAGCTCAGCTGGGCTCAGGAGGgtcggggggtgggggggaggggggcggagAAGGGCTGCACTGGGCAGAGACttccagggctgcagggctcagggACTCGAGGTCGCTTTGCTTGGCTGGGTGCCCTGCTCTGAGGGGGAGCTGGCATTGTGCACacccacagcagtgctgctgcaagaAGGCACCTGCAATTCCATCTTGCCATTGTCAGAAGCAGGACGAGGCTCCCCTGGGacagcaggagcacagaggCTGAGCCCAGGCAGTGCCTGGCCTTGGCTGCAGCCATCCAAGACTCAGTTACCAGAAGCAGAGGCTGAGCCAGACAGTAACTTGATTGCACAACGCAGCAATCACATTAGGGGTCGAGTGTGCTGCCCCTCGAGGCCAGCTCATCTTCTCTGGCTCTAGCACCAAAAGGAAGAGGGGGCACAGCTCTCCCCTTGCAGCCTGGGATGTGCTGCCAGGCTGGAGCATGCAGGGTTCAAAGGGGGACAGGTCCTTGCAAGGAAACATCCCAGCTCCCACTGCACAAGAACCAGATGAAGAAGAgaactatttatttatacaaattCCACATTAAAAAGAGGCACGACCTTGCCTACAGCACAGACCCCTGCCCCGGGCAAATGGTCCCCAtggagcacagctcctgccccccTGTGCTGGACTGGTGCAGGACAGCCTGGCCCCTCTCAGTGGCTGCTGCTTGccctccagcacagcaggaggggcatgcagctccccggggccggCGTAGTGCACAGCTGAACAGGTCCATAACTGACAGCAGAGACAGGACAAGCCCTGCTTCACTGCTGGAGCCGGGGGTTTGTACGCAGCAGCCACTCGATGGTCTCCAGGAGATAGGCCATGCTGTAGTGCCGAGCAATGTTCTGGAAGATGGCGATATGCTCCATGAAGATctgcaggaaaatgaaggagggagggagggaggctgccTAACACTGCCCACCCACGAGCAGGGAcacagggccggggggggcgtGGGTAGATGGCAGAACCCAGCAGACAAGCAGTtagaggaaaggcagaagagaaagtaGGTGGCCCCAGAGGGTGGAGCACCATGCAGGAAGCCACAGGCACAGGTCTGGACCAGGCAGCACAGTACAGGCATACCTGGGAGGAGATGGTGAGGGCAAACTCTCCTGCACAGCTGCAGTACACAGGCATGTGTGTGTCCTTCACACCACGACACTTGTTGCACACCTAGAGTCAAAGCAGGAGACAAGACCAAGCCCATCAGCCCACTATCAGGGGCACACAAGTGGCACAATGGCAGGGAACTGCTGTTGCTGTGGCACAGCATGGGAGCCAAACCCTCCTCCCTATAGCCCCTCCCAGATGCAAGGCTGATCTGCTCCCCAGGAGTAGCCCCggccctcctgcagcaccacagGGTGGTGTGGCCTGTCCCCGAGACAAGATCCTGCAGCAGGGTGGCCAAGTGCTCACCAGGTCCTGCAGCATGAAGGCCATCAGCTTCTTCTGCAGGGCTTCTACCAATGCCATTTCAATAGAGTCAGAGTCATACTGCGCCTCACAGTTGGAGCacacccagctgggcagcactgATCCATCCTATAGGCAAAGGGAAAGGCAGTAGACATAATGAGGAGACAGCCAAACAAAGTGGCCTTGGAAAGTCCCAAGCAACAGGATGGTGTATAACCAGCTCTCCAGGGTAAGCTTTCCTCCTGGAGTAGATGGAGAATTAGCCAAAGCACTGGGACAACTTGGACTTGTCACAGGTAGCTAgaagatgaacagaaaatggTCTTTAGGGGTGTGCGCTCAGggggccaagaaggccaatggcatcctggcttgtgtcaggtatagtgcagccagcaggagcagggaggtgatggtccccctgtgctctgcgctggtgaggccgcaccttgaaTACTGCGTTCAgacccctcactacaggaaggacatcgaggccctggagcgtgtccagagaagggctgcgaagctggtgaagggcctgggacacaaatCCtctgaggagcggctgagggaactggggttgtttggtctggaggaggctcaggggagaccttactgctctctgcaactacctgaaaggaagttgtggggagctggggatcgGCCTCTTCTTCcagataactagcgataggactagagggaatggcctcaagttgcgccaggagaggtttagtttggaaatggagacatttcttctcaaagaaTAGTCAGACAtgagaacaggttgcccagggaggtggtggagtcaccgtccctgggggtgttcaaggaaaggttggacgtggtgcttagggacatggtttagtgggtgagATTGGTGGTAGGGGtgtggttggaccagatgagcttgaaggtcttttccaaccttaatgattctatgaatatgaTCACCAGCACAGGACcaaaaaatgctgcaaagcaAAGGGCTTAAGAGAGGAAGAGGGGTAATATGACTGACAGGCATAAAGCACAGCCATGCTGGGACCTCCAGTGTCCACAGGAAAGAGGCTGAACCTGGGAGAGAGCAGGGTCCTTGCACAGGTCTAGGTCCCTGCAGAAGTTGCAGTTCCTGCAGATGACTTCAGGGAGTACGTAGGAGCGGCAAGGGTCCCGAAACTGGGCTTCATCTGAGAACTCGCCCACCTCGATGAGGCGCAGCAGGTCCCTGCGCAGTTTGTTCACCTGGTTGGTAATGTTGGCATCCAGAGACAGCAC is a genomic window containing:
- the P2RX2 gene encoding P2X purinoceptor 2; the protein is MGVRGCLRAVSSYSSPQVVVVRNGHLGTAYRALQLLVLLYFTGYVFIIQKGYQEREMGPESSVITKVKGVTQSPSKVWDVGEYVAPPEGGSTFSILTRVDVSPAQAMETCPEEEAPNQLPVLLQGRAVANAMCSSDQDCVPRDTDTSGHGERTGRCVPQAGGTGKSCEVLAWCPVDGGSISESLAEMASQFTVLIKNNIHFPRFGFSKGNIQASESGYLKSCMFNTTSALYCPIFKLGFLVEQAGEDFAELAEKGGVIGVIISWNCNLDLPDAECNPHYSFRRLDPKGALASQGYNYRFAKYYNWNGTCSRVLIKAYGIRVDVIVHGQAGKFSLIPTIITLATALTSVGLGSFVCDWILLCCMDKEQRYSSRKFEQVPPQVG